The following DNA comes from Candidatus Poribacteria bacterium.
CTTCACGGCAGAACTCGAAGAGATGGAAGTCTACGGCGACACACGGGTCGGGTGGGATGAGAATACACCCGTCAATGAGACCGTTGATGCGGAAGGAAATCTCTTCCCCGGCGAAAGAGGGTTCGGCGTAGCAGATCCCACCTCGCCCAAACGCCGCGTTTACGACGACCCAGAGGTCGAGGCACTACGCGAAAAGTTACGCGAGCACAACGGTATTCGCGGGCTGGAAATTTGCGAGCCACACGAAACCGAGAAGATCGCTCGAATTTTCCATCGCGACGGTTTCGCTGTCGTCAAAGACCTCCTCAACGCCGAGCAACTTGCACAGTGGAGAGCAGGATGCGCCGAAGCCCTACGCGACATCCTTTCAATACCGGGACCCGAGAACAGAAAATATACAACGGAGACCGGACGGTTGCCACACCGCTATAGTTACGGCACCTCTTCCGCTTCAAGGCAGATGCTGCACCATTCCGCATGGGCAAGCATGATAGATCTGCCGACAACAACGCCGATCGTTAAAGAAATCTTCGGTTCGTCAGATTATCGCGTCTGGGGTTCAGGCGGCGACCTCTGCCTCCCCGGCGCAGTAGAGTACCAACACTTGCATTCCGACGGTAGGGATCCACAGCATCCCACTGAAGCACGCATCCGGCAAGCGGAACGCCTCGGCCTTCAACTCCATAGAGACGAGAATGGAAATCTTGATGTCCCGTCACAAAAACTGGTTATGGAGATGACCCCGCCGACCGTAACGATTAACTTCATCATGTGTGATCTGACATGGGAAAACGGTCCTATCCGCCAGATTCCGGGATCCCATACACTGCAGCAGCATCCGCCACCTCCGGGCGATGAACCCGATTGGATGAAACATTCGACCCTCGTCGGCGCAACTGCTGGTTCCGGTGTGTTCCGGGATAACCGCGCATGGCACGGAGCAACCCCGAACCTCTCAAGAGAAATTCGCGCACTGCCAAACGTTGAGTACGCCGCGCCCTGGCGTTCACAACACGGTTTCAGTAGGATTATGCCGCACGAAATTTGGGAAACCCTGACACCGCACGCTCAGAAGTTATGTGAATGGATCAAGGCAGACCCGGGAGTCTGGCCCCCCGGTGCCGGTATTATGCATCCGCTCTCCAGCAAGCGTGCAGAAGCCCAGAATTCTTAATTTACCTTGCGGATTTTTAATTTTACCTTGCGGTTCGGTCAGGTCGGTTTGAAGAATAACATGCCTTTACGTATATCCGCCTGCGCCGATGTTGCAGGCTA
Coding sequences within:
- a CDS encoding phytanoyl-CoA dioxygenase family protein — encoded protein: MSNNGRTFTAELEEMEVYGDTRVGWDENTPVNETVDAEGNLFPGERGFGVADPTSPKRRVYDDPEVEALREKLREHNGIRGLEICEPHETEKIARIFHRDGFAVVKDLLNAEQLAQWRAGCAEALRDILSIPGPENRKYTTETGRLPHRYSYGTSSASRQMLHHSAWASMIDLPTTTPIVKEIFGSSDYRVWGSGGDLCLPGAVEYQHLHSDGRDPQHPTEARIRQAERLGLQLHRDENGNLDVPSQKLVMEMTPPTVTINFIMCDLTWENGPIRQIPGSHTLQQHPPPPGDEPDWMKHSTLVGATAGSGVFRDNRAWHGATPNLSREIRALPNVEYAAPWRSQHGFSRIMPHEIWETLTPHAQKLCEWIKADPGVWPPGAGIMHPLSSKRAEAQNS